Genomic segment of Leuconostoc mesenteroides subsp. mesenteroides:
AAATTCAGTTTGAAGCAGGTTTTTCAGTTTATCTTCCAAACAACTTTGATTCTCCATTTGATTAATCTTGAAAAGTTGTTCAAAGTTTCCAGCATCATTTTCAAGAAACTCAGTCATTTGAAGTAGTATCCTTGAAATATCTTTTTCGTGCAAACGTTGCTCAATGTATTTTCGTAATACATTGATTTGGTCATTATTAATGCTTTCTAGTAATTCAAACTTATCGGAATAATGACGATAAAATGTGATACGACTTATATTTGCTGCATCACAAATCTGATTAACCGTTACTTTATAAAATTTGTTAGTTTGCAATAAAGATAGAAATCCTTTTTTAATTGTTTGATTAGTGAGCTCGAATTTTTCTGTCACAGTAGATAAACCTCCTTTTGATAGCTGTTCAGAATGTGACATTCCAGTATTGATTGTAACTCGTTTTTCTTTTGTTGACCAACTATAGTGTTAATTAGAAAAGGAGATTATAGTTATGTATAAAAATTATCATAAAAATGAACAGTTTAACTTTCAAATTAACAGGTTTATTGAACCCTTTTACCACGACGAAACTGTTCAAAAAGAAGTTTATCTTGCTTCGAAGCAAATTAACAATGTCAAGAGTTGGATTTCAGTTTGGACTGATTTAGGTGAAAAAGCCGCTCTTGAAAAGAAATATGCACTCTCATCCGCTTATTATCAGTTAGCAGATTTCTTTATGGGTGAGGATGATCCAATGAAGGAACAAATTTATCAGTTATTTAAATCAAATTTTTATAAATCAATCGATACTTCCAATATTGAATTTGACAAAATTCATTATTCAAATGGTGAAATGCCAGTTGCAATTATTCGCCAAAGGAGTGCCACAAAGACTTTGATTTTTCATGGCGGATTTGATTCTTATTTAGAAGAGCTCATTCGTTTAGTATTGACACATTGCATTACTGTTTTACCCGACTACAATTTTTTACTTTTTGAGGGTCCCGGGCAGGGAATGGCGTTAAAGTCTGGTTTG
This window contains:
- a CDS encoding TetR family transcriptional regulator, which gives rise to MTEKFELTNQTIKKGFLSLLQTNKFYKVTVNQICDAANISRITFYRHYSDKFELLESINNDQINVLRKYIEQRLHEKDISRILLQMTEFLENDAGNFEQLFKINQMENQSCLEDKLKNLLQTEFSNYIASQYSNTSIRDIPVTYLSELYAANATIFIKYSLQGKTNQKLIVSLNTLQTLILEFLKAK